GCACCGGCTGCGCAAACGAGGGCGCGTTCGGGGCCTTTGGCGTGAAGGGGAATCCAATTGTTCACCGGCGGTAGCGAGCATGTGCTGGACGCGAAAGGTCGCACCAGCATTCCTGCGAAGTTCCGAGACGTGCTCTCGGGATGCGCCGATGATCGCCTTGTACTCAGCATGGACCTGCAGGGTCAGTGCCTCGAAGTGCGCCCCTACGAAGACTGGAACGAACTGCTCGAACGCGTGCGCGCGTTGCCGGTAACCCATCCGGCGCGTCGCCACTTCGAGCGC
Above is a genomic segment from Chrysiogenia bacterium containing:
- the mraZ gene encoding division/cell wall cluster transcriptional repressor MraZ, translating into MFTGGSEHVLDAKGRTSIPAKFRDVLSGCADDRLVLSMDLQGQCLEVRPYEDWNELLERVRALPVTHPARRHFERVVVGQAEILSTDKQGRILVPPTLREKVGLDKAVYFVGQIDRFQIWDSAAWQKALAESERFGAD